A window from Thiosulfatimonas sediminis encodes these proteins:
- a CDS encoding DsbA family protein encodes MKRNSILAGLVVLVGVFMTAYVLQSSDTTDLVEDSLVRPYSPVIGPADAKVTLVEFIDPACEACRAMYPYVKEILSENPEQIRLVIRYVDFHAQSKQAIEILEAARKQNQFSETLELLLGFQPVWAPHGHEGVDLWEILPRGNLDLSQARVDVQSAEIALRIAQDEQDRLANGVKKTPGFFVNGKPLTIMHPDVLREMIAAELAASTL; translated from the coding sequence ATGAAAAGAAATTCTATTTTGGCCGGACTGGTAGTGTTAGTCGGCGTTTTCATGACAGCTTATGTTTTGCAGAGCTCTGATACGACCGATTTGGTAGAGGACAGTTTGGTTCGACCTTATTCGCCAGTAATTGGTCCTGCGGATGCAAAGGTGACTTTAGTTGAGTTTATTGACCCAGCTTGCGAAGCTTGTCGTGCTATGTATCCTTATGTGAAAGAAATTCTCAGTGAGAATCCCGAACAGATTCGTTTGGTTATCCGTTACGTTGATTTTCATGCTCAGTCCAAACAGGCAATTGAAATTTTGGAAGCCGCACGCAAGCAAAACCAGTTTTCTGAGACTTTGGAGTTGTTACTTGGATTTCAGCCGGTTTGGGCGCCACATGGACATGAAGGGGTGGATTTGTGGGAAATCTTGCCGCGCGGTAATTTAGATTTAAGCCAAGCCAGAGTTGATGTCCAGTCCGCTGAAATTGCGTTGCGTATTGCCCAAGATGAACAAGATCGCTTGGCCAATGGCGTTAAAAAAACACCTGGTTTCTTTGTTAATGGCAAGCCGTTGACCATCATGCATCCGGACGTATTGCGCGAGATGATTGCGGCTGAGTTGGCGGCAAGTACTTTATAA